Proteins encoded within one genomic window of Perognathus longimembris pacificus isolate PPM17 chromosome 28, ASM2315922v1, whole genome shotgun sequence:
- the LOC125344108 gene encoding melanoma-associated antigen 12-like — MPYKPNNQHCKPEEAADTEDGQVPRAEQEEEATATTSSSASSTALIQGTSRKVPVAVEENVPLDPQGAPTPPVGLALNSQSQLNQGSGQQEQNQRSRQVEQNQSSPQREQNQGSRHREVEPLLNPRAHVSMLRRAQSLVPFLILKYRMRESTTKAEMLNTVVIHHDHFFEVFSRASEYMQLVFGIEVIEVDPSDHCYFLIPAAGLTYDGMLDDVVGMPKTGLLIIILGIIFMENDCASEQSVWDTLSVMGVYPQVEHYIYGDPQKLITENFVQEQYLEYRMVPNSDPARYQFLWGPRAHAETTKMRILKHWVKFSGSDISSYPNLREQAMRQERNAQA; from the coding sequence ATGCCTTATAAGCCGAACAACCAGCATTGCAAGCCTGAAGAGGCAGCAGATACAGAAGATGGACAGGTCCCAAGGgctgagcaggaggaggaagccaCTGCCACCACCTCTTCTTCTGCCTCCTCTACTGCTCTAATCCAGGGGACCTCAAGGAAGGTACCTGTTGCAGTGGAGGAAAATGTTCCTCTTGATCCTCAGGGAGCACCTACTCCTCCTGTGGGCTTGGCTCTCAATTCTCAGAGTCAATTAAATCAGGGCTCTGGCCAACAGGAGCAAAATCAGCGCTCCCGCCAAGTGGAGCAAAATCAGAGTTCCCCTCAAAGGGAACAAAATCAGGGATCCCGCCATAGGGAGGTAGAACCCCTTCTCAATCCAAGAGCACATGTGTCCATGTTGCGGCGTGCACAGTCCTTGGTGCCCTTCTTGATCCTTAAGTATAGAATGAGAGAATCAACAACCAAGGCTGAAATGTTAAATACGGTTGTAATTCACCACGACCACTTTTTTGAGGTCTTTTCTAGGGCTAGTGAGTATATGCAGTTGGTCTTTGGCATTGAGGTGATTGAAGTTGACCCCTCTGACCACTGCTATTTCCTTATTCCTGCAGCAGGGTTAACATATGATGGGATGTTGGATGATGTTGTAGGCATGCCCAAGACAGGCCTCCTGATAATCATCCTGGGTATCATTTTCATGGAAAACGACTGTGCCTCTGAACAGTCAGTCTGGGATACCTTGAGTGTGATGGGAGTGTATCCTCAAGTAGAGCATTATATCTATGGAGATCCTCAGAAGCTGATCACTGAAAATTTTGTGCAGGAGCAATACCTGGAGTACCGGATGGTACCCAACAGTGATCCTGCTCGCTATCAGTTTCTGTGGGGCCCAAGAGCCCATGCTGAAACCACTAAGATGAGAATCCTAAAACATTGGGTGAAGTTCAGTGGGAGTGATATCAGTTCCTATCCAAACCTTCGTGAACAGGCTATGAGACAGGAACGGAATGCCCAAGCTTGA